The following is a genomic window from Dehalococcoidia bacterium.
CGAGTGGGATAACGTTCAAAAATAGCCTTAATGTCTTCCGCAACTGTCAACACTTTTTCGTCTTCCATTATAGCACGCCCCTTATGCCGTCTCAATCCTACCCGCGCCGAACTGCTGCAACGCTGCTTGGTGCATTGCCTGGTCGGTGCGGAGCAGTACCAGCATTGCCGGAATAAGCGTTGTGGTGCGCCATTCCTTTACCTCTGCAAATGACGACGCTAACCAGCACCCGCGCTCGTCTTCGAGAATCAACCAGCCTTGCAAGCGCAGTTCTGCCAGTAGTTCACCAACGGTCTGCCGCTCTACGTTTACCATCTGCGCTATCTCCTGGCGCGTACACGGCGCGTCAGGGCTTGCTTGTGATATTCGCATCGTGATAGCCTGTGGCGTGTCTGTGGACAAATCTTTTATCATAGTAAAATCTTAGCTCCTGTTGAGTTTATCGCGTATCAGTCTGACTACTACGTCCACTGCCGCCGGTGATAGCATCTCCGGTGAAAAGTGGAAGACGTGATAGCCGAGCATTTCTGCAAAATTGTGACGCTCTAAATCTGTGTCCTTGTTGTGATGTCCTACCACCACGCACCGATTCAGGCGTGGTGACCATTGTGCCATTTTCTTGCCGCCGTCCACTTCGACGGCGATCTTAAGAGCCGGGATGCACCAATCGAAGCGCCATTGCCTGCCGAGCAACTTGCGGGCGAACTGAAATTCCCCGCCGTGTTGCTTGTCGCGGGTTTCCAAGTGGCGCAAGTCGGGCGGGCAGCACGCAGACCAGAGCGCGATCCAATCGGCGGCCCGGTCTGCGTGCCGCGTTCTTTTAGCCACGCGCCGCCACCTTGCCGGTAACGCCCTGCTCGCGGCGCTGCTTGCGATTCCAGCCGTCCGTGTGTTCTTCACTCTCTACCGTTCCGAGTGCGTCCAGGGCAGCGGCTAAAGCCTCGCAGCCTTCACCTTGTACCCCTTGCACTTCCACGGCCAGCTTGCCGGTCTTGTCAATCGTAATATGCAGTTCGTGCGATTCCATAGCCTATCTCCTTACCGTCGCCACTTGGCGGGTGGCGGTTGAACGTGTGGTCTGCCGGGTAGCCGTGCGGCGGGTGGGGCGGGCAATCAGCTTGATTGTACCGTCGGCTTGGCGCTGCTCGGTGACGGCATACCCCTGGGCGGCTAACGTCTTGAGTGTGGCTTTGTAGGTGTAGCGTTGCGCCAGGTCGTTGAGGAACGCTTGCACTTTCGGGCGACCAATATCCAGGTCGTCGATGACAATGGTATACACGCCGTCGCCTTTAGCCAAGCCAAAATCACCGTAGTACCAGCTATCAGACTGCCGGTTACGTTGAATCCGCATCGCCACTGGGACGCGCTCGCCGTTGTACATCTGGGCGTGCGTTGCTCCGGTCAACGACTGAAAGCCCTGTGCTTGTGCGGCTTCGCGGAACGCCTCTTCCAGACACTCCGCATCTCGATATTCTGTACGAATCGTTTTCTTGTGGCTCACTGTATTCTCCTTTCAGTCCAGTTATTATTATAACCAAAATCGCAGCGCCGTTGTAACAAGTTTAGAAGAATGATGTGGAAACTTCTACCCCTGCTTCAAGCTGCTTATCGGTATAGTTTACAAAGAATTCGTTACCGCTAACCATTCCGGTTTCGGCAAATTCTACTTGGTCGGCTACATTGATGATAAGCAAGAATCGTTCACCCCGACTGCGTGGGAAAACCAAAATGATCTCGCCAAATTCAGCCTCGGCAATGTGAGTACAGTTACCACCTGTGTAGTATGCCTCTAATGAGGCGGCAACTAGTTTTGAATGTGAATTATCATACTTGCGAAATTGAAGCTCCATTGCTTTCTCCTTTTAATCGTTAATCAGCAATACTGTTCCATTCTCTCGGCATTAAAGCCGTCGCGGTCAATCTC
Proteins encoded in this region:
- a CDS encoding helix-turn-helix domain-containing protein, encoding MIKDLSTDTPQAITMRISQASPDAPCTRQEIAQMVNVERQTVGELLAELRLQGWLILEDERGCWLASSFAEVKEWRTTTLIPAMLVLLRTDQAMHQAALQQFGAGRIETA
- a CDS encoding DUF2997 domain-containing protein codes for the protein MESHELHITIDKTGKLAVEVQGVQGEGCEALAAALDALGTVESEEHTDGWNRKQRREQGVTGKVAARG
- a CDS encoding DUF1257 domain-containing protein, yielding MSHKKTIRTEYRDAECLEEAFREAAQAQGFQSLTGATHAQMYNGERVPVAMRIQRNRQSDSWYYGDFGLAKGDGVYTIVIDDLDIGRPKVQAFLNDLAQRYTYKATLKTLAAQGYAVTEQRQADGTIKLIARPTRRTATRQTTRSTATRQVATVRR